The following proteins are co-located in the Desulfoscipio sp. XC116 genome:
- the spoIIID gene encoding sporulation transcriptional regulator SpoIIID — translation MQEYIQKRVLEICTYILETQATVRQAAQIFGVSKSTVHKDMTERLPSLNKELAKQIKKVLDYNKSERHLRGGEATRKKYRQQ, via the coding sequence ATGCAGGAATACATCCAAAAGCGGGTTCTTGAAATTTGCACCTATATATTGGAAACACAAGCCACCGTGCGCCAGGCGGCCCAAATCTTCGGTGTTAGCAAAAGCACCGTACATAAAGATATGACAGAAAGGCTTCCTTCATTAAACAAAGAACTTGCTAAGCAGATAAAAAAAGTTTTAGATTACAATAAGTCGGAAAGACATCTGCGTGGCGGAGAAGCCACACGAAAAAAATATCGGCAGCAGTAA
- a CDS encoding stalk domain-containing protein: MNIFKRWSNWALIWVLAISFPGVAFADSEATSVVMTLGQKNYYVDEAACSMQVAPSVHEGVTMVPLRVISEIFGADISWESYTGIIRLKLDDGQTIQIDTRISKAFIDNTSTAIDAPTLIQDGSALVPLRFLAQNMNYQVNYNTSTKEIRIEKLPPPNQPPVASFKLAKETFAQGEMIVYEDESYDPDGDEIMERKWEGGENAFFQPGEYEISLTVKDKRGAWSEPFSQVIEVTEEVAMDELTYHFNNPVLGKSLDVTKIPVLSLDTLDGIVTQRKESVIISDCPETFKRDGILYQDEVIGDNRILYHHANGTSQPKKVYLLAINNGSEPATLTVKRQGMAGPSDPMRVGRLAAYNFLAYDQSKPYSLDVQPGEKIIINKDNNSPIKPNQTVHGIFDVSSDSCLTFAIIAVGKQDPINDFDQLIMLPREETHTRGTFELPSRNMTVRIIDDKPSRLVIADGKDDTFLYGKDITSGRSVVYTRNVGNYGVVYNFVIESDHRVGLLLNPRGGAFAGAGSWDGKPFYIPDDGVMKTKEEAALIGIIEPGQQKVLQFIPPGGSYLPVNILCIPF; this comes from the coding sequence GTGAATATTTTTAAAAGGTGGTCAAATTGGGCATTAATTTGGGTTTTGGCCATTAGCTTCCCCGGTGTTGCTTTTGCCGATTCGGAAGCAACCAGTGTGGTTATGACATTGGGACAAAAAAACTATTACGTCGATGAAGCGGCCTGTAGTATGCAAGTGGCGCCATCTGTCCATGAGGGTGTGACTATGGTCCCTCTGCGCGTAATTTCTGAAATTTTTGGAGCGGATATATCCTGGGAAAGTTATACAGGTATTATCAGACTGAAATTGGACGACGGTCAGACAATACAAATTGATACCCGTATCAGTAAAGCTTTTATTGATAATACTTCAACCGCTATTGACGCTCCGACATTGATACAGGACGGCAGTGCTTTGGTTCCGCTGCGGTTTTTAGCGCAAAATATGAATTATCAGGTTAACTATAACACAAGCACAAAGGAAATCCGGATTGAAAAATTACCGCCTCCCAATCAGCCCCCTGTTGCCTCGTTCAAGCTGGCAAAGGAAACCTTTGCCCAGGGCGAAATGATAGTATATGAAGATGAAAGCTATGACCCCGATGGCGATGAAATTATGGAAAGAAAATGGGAAGGCGGGGAAAACGCGTTTTTCCAGCCGGGTGAATATGAAATATCCCTTACGGTCAAGGATAAACGCGGTGCGTGGAGTGAACCCTTTTCCCAAGTAATAGAGGTAACCGAAGAAGTGGCCATGGATGAATTGACCTACCATTTCAATAACCCCGTCTTGGGCAAATCTTTGGATGTTACGAAGATACCCGTACTAAGCCTGGATACATTAGATGGAATTGTCACTCAGCGCAAAGAAAGTGTTATCATCAGCGATTGCCCGGAAACCTTTAAAAGAGACGGGATCTTGTACCAGGATGAAGTTATTGGCGACAACCGTATTCTGTACCACCACGCCAACGGCACAAGCCAACCTAAAAAGGTTTATTTATTGGCGATCAATAATGGTTCCGAGCCCGCCACGTTAACGGTGAAAAGGCAGGGTATGGCGGGACCGTCCGATCCTATGCGAGTGGGCCGATTGGCTGCCTATAATTTCTTGGCCTATGATCAATCCAAACCATATTCCCTGGACGTGCAGCCGGGTGAAAAAATTATCATTAACAAGGATAACAATAGTCCAATCAAGCCCAATCAGACCGTGCACGGCATTTTTGATGTCAGTTCGGACAGCTGCTTAACTTTTGCGATCATTGCCGTAGGAAAACAAGACCCTATAAATGACTTTGATCAATTAATTATGCTTCCGCGCGAGGAAACCCATACCAGGGGCACCTTTGAATTGCCCAGCCGCAATATGACGGTGCGGATAATTGACGACAAGCCCTCCAGGCTGGTCATTGCGGACGGAAAAGATGATACATTCCTTTACGGCAAGGATATAACCAGCGGCCGAAGTGTAGTTTACACAAGAAATGTCGGTAACTATGGAGTGGTCTACAATTTTGTCATAGAGTCCGATCACAGGGTTGGTCTATTGCTGAACCCCAGGGGCGGCGCCTTTGCCGGGGCGGGCAGTTGGGATGGCAAGCCATTTTATATACCCGATGACGGGGTAATGAAAACAAAAGAAGAAGCCGCTCTCATCGGCATTATCGAACCGGGGCAGCAGAAAGTGCTGCAGTTCATTCCGCCGGGCGGATCGTATCTGCCTGTAAATATATTATGCATTCCATTTTAA
- the mreB gene encoding rod shape-determining protein MreB — protein MLHMGADIGIDLGTANIIVYVKGRGIVLKEPSVVAIDNSTGKVIAVGAKARRMLGRTPGNIVAIRPLRDGVIADYDVTEKMLRYFIGKANGHRLVFKPRVMVCIPSGVTGVEERAVKQATIQAGARRSYLIEEPLAAALGAGLDIAQPGGTMVVDIGGGTTDVAVLSLGGIVISRSLRLGGDKFDEAIVKYIRKEFNLAIGERTGEEIKMEIANACPDETSMVDMQVRGRDLLDGLPKAITVTSCQIRDAISENLSLVVNTVKEVLELTPPELAADIMDKGIVLTGGGALLQDIDKLIARETGLNIIIAEDPLSCVAVGTGRALTMLNVLKSQQNRKVVLKAIKSNAKQLY, from the coding sequence ATGCTCCACATGGGTGCCGATATTGGTATTGACTTGGGCACGGCTAATATAATCGTGTATGTTAAAGGCAGAGGTATTGTTTTAAAAGAACCATCGGTGGTGGCTATAGACAATTCCACGGGTAAAGTGATAGCCGTGGGGGCAAAAGCAAGGCGTATGCTGGGCCGAACCCCGGGTAATATAGTAGCCATCCGGCCGCTTCGCGATGGTGTCATCGCCGATTACGACGTAACCGAAAAGATGCTCCGCTACTTTATTGGCAAAGCTAACGGCCATAGATTAGTATTTAAGCCTCGTGTTATGGTATGCATACCCTCCGGTGTCACCGGGGTGGAGGAGCGGGCCGTTAAGCAGGCCACTATCCAAGCGGGTGCAAGACGGTCTTATCTAATTGAGGAACCACTGGCCGCCGCATTGGGGGCCGGCCTGGACATAGCGCAGCCGGGCGGTACCATGGTGGTAGATATCGGCGGCGGCACAACCGACGTAGCCGTGCTTTCCCTGGGGGGCATTGTGATCAGCCGCTCGCTCAGGCTGGGCGGTGATAAGTTTGATGAAGCCATTGTTAAATACATACGCAAGGAATTTAACCTGGCTATTGGCGAGCGCACCGGGGAAGAAATTAAAATGGAAATTGCCAACGCTTGCCCGGATGAAACATCAATGGTAGATATGCAAGTAAGGGGAAGGGATTTGCTGGATGGCCTTCCTAAGGCAATAACCGTAACCAGTTGTCAGATACGCGATGCTATAAGTGAAAACCTGTCGCTGGTGGTAAATACCGTAAAAGAAGTGCTGGAGTTAACTCCACCGGAGTTAGCCGCGGATATAATGGACAAGGGTATCGTGCTCACGGGCGGCGGGGCGTTGCTTCAGGACATTGATAAGTTAATCGCGCGTGAAACCGGGCTCAATATTATAATAGCCGAGGATCCTCTCTCCTGTGTGGCCGTGGGCACCGGGCGAGCCTTGACTATGTTGAATGTGCTTAAATCACAGCAGAATAGAAAAGTGGTGCTCAAAGCCATAAAGTCGAATGCTAAACAGTTATACTAA
- a CDS encoding S8 family serine peptidase translates to MAISSFSFVLGKGGVFTINPKKALVLVALAVIAFLLINWSSDVNPNSDDVEEKNGAVVDETLELYNIQLERPLSSSESDELARKVDWMGRLDGDSILVRTGAKNLDKLKELPYIQKINTYQPEEKMTGELKDSAEKNPTDSVQSPNEKQIELTLTLVKAEDKPYVVELVEQLGGVTTNGKDTADCYLRVRLPFTNLEQAAASSQVLYIEQYSQPEFLNDRARDVTGAAPLSIPNFFTPGGLTGKNTIVGLADSGLDTGKLGTLHPDLRNDNGKRPRVLMINSLAGVEQPVDKIGHGTHMAGTIAGSGAASGGKYAGIAPDASIYFQGIVDANGAIIPPHDLNRLFMPAYDAGVRIHVNGWGSKNNQYISSSSQVDEFVRRHADFLPIFGSGNFGPSAGTLTAEANSKNALVIGASRSPRPVFDNDTGSTFQAAEFSSGGPTADGRIKPELLAPGTSIISACSSLVESNLPNREEYTRMQGTSMATAVAGGNAILLAEYFQRYTDFDEPSAALFKAVLINGARSLEGDVQRVGFGLLDMAGTVLALQQGLFELEDDRSGIAEGDTKTSEFNIESSATPFKATLAWTDPPAMPGAKKTLVNNLDLVVTGPDGKKYLGNDSSGRGDQDDKNNVEQVIINKPAPGKYKIEVHGTSVDAKASTVLNMDKQDFALAYGQPPLQDVVAQDEKDKLKLTSGKTIDKPENIKTALNGKIVSGDILPGSDIYLSGLSETPETALAVGRSWQASGIKALSSDVGTIMVRINSDYREGGYYIDEHAQNTIKLNGIKLSSGVGIPPGASIESSINPTTQKLWQVRASSQEVEGVVKSLDWDNRQLELLNYKEQFTVASELNVIFNDQIAGGDPESAPFGAPVPGDKTNIVPGMPVRLILGQDGLVYHMEVERRVILGNISAVNDKDGKFSLTTGGEYRVLPGIKLVRDNQEVPLSALQPGDLVMGVIVPGGNNALTLSAYSTCIYGRVYFAGQNTLYITDNNLLNREYKFTRDTLVYRWGLASDTALLAPGQWARLIINPQNGILLRVDIAETEFQGREVVGSYNRKDNLLITKSGHRYIITAKTSISKNGYPVQAVDLLPGEEVDLVALHGRDDNPRTLALIEAHSPPEAADLSLLVESTIPFEEFCIVKGKTSASRLIAWRADGGSEAVTLTNGEFYYPVYYPNGGGVQLVAVDEKTGAVTGVRVKLPDHQGMFFNDVTGHWAEIDILGLASRNMLEGYGDNSFRPDRPISRAEFTVMLSRLLGGHNNDMPQLGYEDNAEIPEWAISSVRVANGRGLVTGYEDNTFRPRALLNRAEAAVMFVRLAQVLNVASDEKEPPPEYGDAQSIPDWARTSVNAAGQAGLLGGRTDGKFAPQANITRAETAAVLNRLLYRVSRQLRE, encoded by the coding sequence GTGGCAATCTCAAGTTTTTCTTTTGTGCTTGGTAAGGGGGGGGTGTTTACGATAAATCCCAAAAAGGCGCTAGTGCTTGTGGCGCTGGCCGTGATAGCTTTTTTATTAATCAACTGGTCGTCTGATGTTAATCCGAACTCCGATGATGTGGAAGAAAAGAACGGTGCAGTTGTCGATGAAACATTGGAATTGTATAACATACAGCTGGAACGCCCGCTCAGCAGCAGCGAAAGTGATGAATTGGCCCGGAAAGTCGACTGGATGGGGCGGCTTGACGGCGATTCCATACTGGTGCGCACCGGTGCGAAAAATTTAGATAAACTCAAAGAACTGCCATATATCCAGAAAATCAATACATATCAGCCGGAAGAAAAGATGACCGGGGAATTAAAAGACAGTGCCGAAAAAAATCCAACCGACAGTGTACAGTCACCGAACGAAAAACAAATTGAATTAACACTTACCCTGGTTAAAGCGGAAGATAAACCATATGTCGTTGAACTGGTCGAGCAGCTTGGCGGTGTGACCACAAACGGTAAAGATACAGCTGATTGCTACCTTAGAGTGCGGCTTCCATTCACTAACCTTGAGCAGGCGGCGGCTTCTTCACAGGTACTATATATAGAGCAATATAGTCAGCCGGAGTTTTTAAATGATCGGGCTAGGGATGTCACCGGGGCTGCTCCGCTGTCAATACCTAATTTTTTTACACCGGGCGGGCTTACAGGGAAAAATACAATTGTCGGATTGGCCGACAGTGGTCTTGATACCGGTAAATTAGGTACCCTGCACCCCGACCTGCGCAACGATAACGGTAAAAGACCGCGGGTGCTGATGATTAACTCTCTGGCGGGTGTCGAGCAACCCGTGGACAAAATTGGGCACGGTACACATATGGCGGGCACCATTGCAGGCAGCGGAGCGGCTTCCGGCGGCAAATACGCCGGTATAGCTCCGGATGCAAGCATATACTTCCAGGGTATAGTGGACGCCAACGGCGCTATAATCCCCCCTCATGACCTGAATAGGCTTTTTATGCCTGCCTATGATGCAGGGGTGCGTATCCATGTCAACGGCTGGGGGAGCAAAAACAATCAATATATCAGCTCCTCCAGCCAGGTGGACGAATTTGTGCGCCGGCATGCTGATTTTCTGCCGATTTTCGGGTCGGGCAATTTCGGACCGAGCGCCGGCACTCTGACAGCCGAAGCCAACAGTAAAAATGCGCTGGTGATCGGCGCCTCCCGCAGTCCCAGGCCGGTTTTTGATAATGACACCGGCAGTACATTCCAGGCGGCCGAGTTTTCCAGCGGCGGTCCAACTGCTGACGGCAGAATCAAGCCCGAGCTGCTGGCCCCGGGAACTTCCATTATTTCCGCCTGCTCCAGCCTGGTGGAAAGCAACCTGCCCAATCGGGAAGAATACACCAGGATGCAGGGAACCAGTATGGCCACGGCTGTGGCAGGGGGCAATGCAATATTGTTGGCCGAATATTTTCAGCGTTACACGGACTTTGATGAGCCATCGGCGGCTTTGTTCAAGGCAGTGTTAATCAATGGCGCCCGATCTCTGGAAGGTGATGTGCAGAGAGTCGGCTTTGGTCTGTTGGATATGGCGGGAACCGTGCTGGCGCTGCAGCAAGGACTTTTCGAGTTGGAGGACGACCGAAGCGGGATTGCTGAAGGGGATACGAAAACCAGTGAATTTAATATTGAATCCTCTGCAACTCCGTTTAAGGCAACCCTGGCCTGGACAGACCCCCCGGCGATGCCGGGCGCCAAAAAAACACTGGTTAATAATTTGGATCTGGTCGTAACCGGCCCGGACGGCAAAAAATATTTGGGCAATGACAGCAGCGGGCGCGGGGACCAGGATGATAAGAACAACGTTGAACAAGTAATTATCAATAAACCCGCACCCGGAAAATATAAAATAGAAGTGCATGGAACATCGGTTGATGCCAAGGCTTCAACAGTTTTAAACATGGATAAACAGGATTTTGCTCTGGCGTACGGGCAGCCGCCTTTGCAAGACGTTGTCGCCCAAGATGAAAAAGACAAATTAAAATTGACCTCCGGCAAAACAATAGATAAGCCGGAAAATATAAAGACCGCCTTAAACGGTAAAATTGTGTCCGGGGACATTCTTCCCGGTTCCGATATTTACCTGAGCGGCTTGTCCGAGACACCGGAGACTGCTCTTGCGGTTGGCCGGAGCTGGCAGGCGTCCGGGATTAAGGCGCTTTCCTCCGATGTGGGCACAATAATGGTTAGAATCAACAGCGATTATAGGGAGGGGGGGTATTATATCGATGAACATGCTCAAAACACTATCAAGCTCAACGGAATTAAACTGTCCAGCGGCGTTGGCATACCGCCGGGCGCAAGTATTGAATCATCGATAAACCCCACCACTCAAAAGTTGTGGCAGGTGCGGGCATCGAGCCAGGAAGTGGAAGGAGTTGTAAAAAGTCTGGATTGGGATAACCGGCAACTGGAATTACTGAATTATAAAGAACAGTTTACTGTTGCTTCCGAACTGAACGTAATCTTTAACGATCAAATCGCCGGTGGCGATCCCGAATCAGCTCCTTTCGGTGCTCCCGTACCTGGAGACAAGACTAACATTGTGCCGGGCATGCCTGTCCGCCTGATATTGGGCCAGGACGGTTTGGTTTATCATATGGAGGTTGAACGCCGGGTTATCTTAGGCAATATCAGTGCTGTTAACGATAAGGACGGGAAATTTTCTTTAACAACCGGTGGAGAATATCGGGTATTACCGGGGATAAAACTTGTGCGGGATAATCAGGAAGTCCCGCTTTCGGCGCTGCAGCCGGGTGATTTGGTTATGGGGGTAATTGTTCCGGGCGGCAACAATGCGCTTACACTTTCGGCCTACTCAACTTGTATATACGGGCGCGTATATTTTGCGGGCCAAAATACATTATATATTACCGACAACAATCTGCTGAACCGGGAATACAAGTTTACCCGGGATACCCTGGTTTACCGCTGGGGCCTGGCTTCGGATACCGCGCTGCTGGCGCCGGGCCAGTGGGCCCGGCTGATAATCAATCCCCAAAACGGTATTCTTCTAAGGGTTGACATTGCGGAAACCGAGTTCCAGGGCCGGGAGGTTGTCGGGTCTTATAACCGGAAGGACAATCTGCTTATTACAAAATCCGGTCATCGCTATATCATTACTGCCAAAACGTCAATAAGCAAAAATGGTTATCCGGTGCAAGCCGTGGACTTGCTGCCGGGGGAAGAGGTTGACCTGGTTGCCTTGCACGGGCGGGATGATAATCCCCGGACGCTTGCTTTAATAGAAGCCCACAGTCCTCCGGAAGCCGCTGATTTGAGCCTGCTGGTTGAATCAACCATTCCGTTTGAAGAATTTTGCATTGTCAAAGGGAAAACATCGGCCTCCAGGCTGATAGCCTGGCGCGCGGACGGCGGATCGGAAGCGGTAACGTTAACAAACGGCGAGTTTTATTACCCTGTCTATTACCCCAACGGGGGCGGGGTGCAGCTGGTGGCGGTTGACGAAAAAACCGGTGCTGTCACCGGGGTGCGGGTTAAGCTGCCGGACCACCAGGGCATGTTTTTTAACGACGTAACCGGGCATTGGGCCGAGATAGATATATTGGGTCTGGCTTCCAGGAACATGCTTGAGGGCTATGGCGATAACAGCTTCCGGCCCGATCGGCCCATATCAAGAGCTGAGTTTACCGTTATGCTGAGCCGGCTGCTGGGGGGGCACAATAACGACATGCCGCAGCTTGGCTATGAAGATAACGCTGAGATACCGGAATGGGCAATAAGCTCCGTACGGGTGGCCAATGGCCGGGGCCTGGTTACGGGCTACGAGGACAACACGTTCCGCCCCCGGGCACTGCTTAACAGGGCGGAAGCGGCGGTTATGTTTGTTCGGTTGGCTCAAGTTCTGAATGTCGCATCGGATGAAAAGGAGCCGCCCCCCGAATATGGCGATGCGCAAAGCATACCCGATTGGGCGCGCACCAGCGTAAATGCTGCCGGGCAGGCAGGCCTGCTGGGTGGCAGGACGGACGGCAAGTTTGCACCGCAGGCGAACATTACCCGCGCGGAAACAGCGGCGGTGTTAAACCGGCTGCTGTACCGGGTAAGCAGGCAATTGCGGGAGTGA